A stretch of Astyanax mexicanus isolate ESR-SI-001 chromosome 21, AstMex3_surface, whole genome shotgun sequence DNA encodes these proteins:
- the gaa2 gene encoding lysosomal alpha-glucosidase — protein sequence MVSYKRLNPEEVNFSGATLREPPPEDSGDAEAKTEDLERPLLEQRSQCSSTVALLTLGGLILVVLGVWLLGTVFWLRGPPSTEIHKPPPPVASPGQSREWDGGAQPESCTLIPEGWRFDCYPERGVVVNEEMCHKRNCCFIQVAEEKSPGQNGVPWCFYPPDFPSYELVTNNETEMGYRGKLVRRQKTYYPNDIETLQLDVLYESDSRLRIRVTDPAKDRYEVPIDVPVVKKKASNPLYTVEFTEQPFGLIVKRKQNGAVLLNTTVAPLFYADQFLQMSTSLASEFVYGLGEHRSNFLHDVQWNTLTMWTRDAAPVELTNLYGVHPFYLLMESDGLAHGSFLLNSNAMDVVLQPAPALTWRTIGGILDLYVFVGPDPSSVVGEYLEVVGKPAMPIYWALGYHLCRWGYDSSNNTWDVVKKMRNNQIPQDVQWNDIDYMDRALDFTHDPVNFATLPDLVKDLHIHDQHYVMILDPGISSTQPAGSYLPFQEGIKQGVFITNSSGDLLIGKVWPGLTAFPDFSNPDTHEWWYQNLKTFHDQVPFDGLWIDMNEPSNFLDGSVDGCPSNDLENPPYTPAVLGGSLRAKTVCASARQKLNSHYNLHNLYGLMEAKASASALKKLLKKRPFVISRSTFSSHGVYSGHWLGDNRSQWKDLYMSIPGMLTFNILGIPLVGADICGFSDTTTEELCVRWTQLGAFYPFTRNHNTKDSQAQDPTVFSPAARKAMTEVLLLRYSLFPFLYTLFHHAHLSGHTVARPLFFEFPRDLKTYKIDKQFLWGKSLLVTPVLAPGVDYVVGYLPQGIWYDFYTGDSLVSKGEEIKLHAPLDKINLHLREGSITPTQRPNTTLWVSSSQPLHLIACLTEDGLAEGDLFWDDGETIDTYETDQYAYFIFRLKQNTMTSEVVHSHVEATYITVETVSFYGLKKGPTSVTVNSQEASFIYTTNQVLKVYDLGLNLSQNFTISWVS from the exons ATGGTGTCCTACAAGAGGCTGAACCCAGAAGAGGTGAACTTTTCTGGGGCCACTTTAAGAGAACCTCCACCTGAAGATTCAGGCGATGCTGAGGCAAAGACAGAAGACCTAGAGCGTCCTCTGCTGGAGCAGAGATCTCAGTGCTCCTCCACTGTTGCTCTGTTGACCTTGGGAGGGCTTATTCTGGTGGTCCTTGGGGTTTGGCTGCTGGGGACTGTCTTTTGGTTGCGTGGTCCACCTTCGACTGAAATCCATAAACCTCCACCGCCTGTAGCCTCTCCAGGCCAAAGCAGGGAGTGGGATGGTGGGGCTCAGCCAGAATCCTGCACCCTCATCCCAGAAGGCTGGAGGTTTGACTGCTATCCAGAGAGAGGTGTTGTGGTTAATGAGGAGATGTGCCACAAGAGGAACTGTTGCTTCATACAGGTAGCAGAAGAAAAGTCACCTGGACAAAATGGAGTGCCATGGTGCTTCTATCCACCTGACTTTCCATCTTATGAGTTGGTGACCAATAATGAGACTGAGATGGGTTACAGGGGGAAGCTGGTTCGTCGGCAGAAGACCTACTATCCTAACGATATCGAGACGCTACAGTTGGATGTACTGTATGAGTCTGACAGCAGGCTACGCATCAGA GTAACAGATCCAGCAAAGGATAGATATGAAGTTCCCATAGATGTGCCTGTTGTGAAGAAAAAGGCTTCAAATCCTTTGTACACTGTGGAGTTTACCGAACAACCCTTTGGGCTTATtgtcaaaagaaaacaaaacggGGCTGTGCT GCTAAACACAACAGTGGCTCCACTCTTCTATGCGGATCAATTTCTGCAAATGTCCACATCCTTGGCATCAGAGTTTGTTTATGGACTGGGGGAGCATCGCTCCAACTTTCTGCATGACGTGCAGTGGAACACGCTAACCATGTGGACTCGGGATGCAGCACCAGTG GAGCTCACCAACCTTTATGGAGTCCATCCGTTTTACCTTCTGATGGAGTCTGATGGACTGGCACATGGGTCTTTCTTACTCAACAGCAATGCAATGG ATGTTGTTCTTCAGCCAGCTCCTGCCCTCACATGGCGCACAATCGGGGGAATTCTGGATCTGTATGTCTTTGTTGGCCCTGATCCCAGTTCTGTGGTTGGAGAGTATCTGGAGGTTGTAG GAAAGCCTGCTATGCCTATATACTGGGCATTGGGATATCACCTTTGCCGGTGGGGCTACGACTCCAGCAATAACACCTGGGATGttgtaaagaaaatgagaaacaatCAGATCCCTCAG gaTGTGCAGTGGAATGACATCGACTACATGGACCGTGCCTTGGACTTCACTCATGACCCTGTTAATTTTGCAACCTTGCCTGACCTTGTGAAAGACCTTCATATACACGATCAGCATTATGTTATGATACTG GATCCAGGCATCAGCAGCACTCAGCCAGCAGGATCCTATTTGCCTTTCCAGGAAGGAATAAAACAGGGTGTTTTTATCACCAACTCCAGTGGAGACCTGCTCATTGGCAAG GTCTGGCCAGGCCTCACAGCGTTCCCAGACTTCTCCAACCCAGACACACATGAGTGGTGGTACCAAAACCTGAAGACGTTCCATGATCAAGTTCCTTTTGACGGGCTGTGGATC GACATGAATGAACCATCTAATTTCCTCGACGGGTCTGTTGATGGCTGCCCAAGCAATGACTTAGAAAACCCTCCTTATACACCAG CTGTTCTAGGTGGCAGTTTGAGGGCTAAGACAGTTTGTGCATCTGCACGCCAGAAGCTCAACTCTCACTACAACCTGCACAACTTGTATGGACTCATGGAAGCCAAGGCTTCAGCAAG TGCTTTGAAGAAGCTCCTGAAAAAACGACCGTTTGTGATTTCCCGCTCAACGTTTTCCAGTCATGGAGTCTACTCCGGTCACTGGCTAGGAGACAACAGGAGCCAATGGAAAGATTTATACATGTCTATTCCAG GCATGCTGACTTTTAATATTTTGGGCATTCCACTGGTGGGAGCAGACATCTGTGGCTTTTCTGACACCACCACTGAAGAGCTGTGTGTGCGCTGGACTCAGCTAGGAGCATTCTACCCCTTCACCAGAAACCATAACACTAAAGACTCTCAG GCTCAGGATCCCACCGTCTTTAGTCCTGCTGCTCGAAAAGCGATGACAGAAGTGCTTCTCCTCCGTTATTCCCTCTTTCCTTTCCTCTACACACTCTTTCACCATGCTCACCTCAGTGGACACACTGTGGCCAGACCCCTGTTTTTCGA GTTCCCAAGAGATCTAAAGACATACAAGATAGATAAACAGTTTCTTTGGGGAAAGAGTTTGCTGGTGACTCCAGTTTTGGCCCCTGGGGTGGATTATGTAGTCGGCTATCTGCCCCAGGGCATCTGGTATGACTTTTATACG GGTGACTCCTTGGTCAGCAAGGGGGAAGAAATTAAGCTCCATGCTCCACTGGACAAAATTAACTTGCATCTCAGGGAGGGATCCATCACACCTACACAG agaCCTAACACGACTCTGTGGGTGAGCAGCAGTCAGCCCCTGCACTTAATAGCGTGTCTGACTGAGGATGGCCTGGCAGAGGGAGACCTTTTCTGGGACGACGGGGAGACTATCGACACTTATGAGACTGACCAGTATGCCTACTTTATTTTCAGACTGAAACAG AACACTATGACCTCGGAGGTGGTGCACAGTCACGTGGAGGCTACATACATCACAGTCGAGACAGTTTCTTTCTATGGGTTGAAGAAAGGGCCCACCTCCGTTACTGTCAACTCCCAGGAAGCTTCTTTCATCTACACAACCAATCAG GTGTTGAAAGTATACGACTTGGGTCTGAACCTTAGTCAGAACTTTACAATCAGCTGGGTATCATAA